The sequence below is a genomic window from Ottowia sp. SB7-C50.
TCGGCAGCCTGAAGGCCGCCAAGCTGCCGCACTACAAGTCACCCGTGGCCTTGCAGATGATGCGCGCGATCAAGCAGGCACTGGACCCGCAGGGGATCATGAATCCGGGGCGGGTGCTGGGGTGAGATCAGACAGGGTCAGGACAACAGCGAGGCGAGGCGTTTCTCCAGGTCCGGCAGGTCCTTGCGTCCTTCTCGGGTGAGCACCATCGCCTCTCGCCACGCGTCAAAGTGCTGACGCAGTTGGTCCAGCTGCTCGCATGCATCAATTTGTTCCACAAGGCTTGAACAGGCCGAGCCGAGAAACGTCCGCAGCGTACCGCTCATGAAATTGCGGGCCGTATGGACTCGCTTGACGTCATCCGCGGGCGCTGGCGTTGCGGCGGGTGCTGGCGCTGTCGCGGGCGCCAAGCGCAGAGTGATAAACCCTTCTGCCAGCAGCTTCGCCACCACCTGCGTGTGATCGTCATGGGGGACGAGCCGGGCCACTTCGCCCAGCGTACGCCGTCCGTCCAGCATGATCAAGGTCTGCCGATCGCGGCGCGACAGACCATGAGCGCGCTCGACCATCTCTTCCAGCCCTTTTGGCGTCTTGGCGTAGATATCACCCGCATCCATGCCAGTCTCCTGTGCGTTACGGGAAACATACTACGCTACCAATCCCACGTTACACATGCCTCCAACGCTGGCTGCCGCACAATAAGTCAAATCACCTGGGGCCTTGCTGATGATGCGCGCCATCCAGCAGGTGCTGGACCCGACGGGATCATGAATCCGGGGCGGGTGCTGGCTTGCACCCGAGGCCGGGGCGCTATATCATATCGATCGTTATGGTCAATATGATTTGAGGTTACTATGATCACCGAAGTCAGCGCCGTGACCTTTCGCCAGAATTTGGGCGAAATGCTCAACCAGGTGCAATACCGCAACGACAGCATCGTTGTCAGCAAGGACGGCAAGCCGGTGGCTGCGCTGGTGGACGCCGAACTGTTCGCCCGCATCCGCCGCATGCGCGAGCGCTTTGACGCGCTCAGCCAGCGGGTGGCCGACGCCTACGCCGACGTTCCGCTTGACGCAGGGTTGGCCGAAATCGACCGCGCGGTGGCCGAGGGACGGCAACGCTGATGGCCAACCTGCGGGTGGTGCTGGATACCCATGTGCTGGTGTCCGGGTTGGCCTATCCGGCCAGTACCCCGGGGCGCATCGTCGCCGCCTGGCGACAGGGGCAGCTTGATGTGGCGCTGTCCCATTTCATCCTCGACGAGATGGCGCGCGTGCTGCCTCGCCTGCCGCGCATCCGCCTCAGCCCGGCAGAACTGCGCGATCTGGTCGACAGTTTCATGTTTCTCGCCGACGTGGTCGATGTCGATGAGATCACGCCCGATCCGGCCCTGCGCGACGACTATGACCAGCCCGTGCTGGCCACCCTGCGGGCCGCCAGCGCGAATTACCTCATCACGGGCGACAAGGACTTGCTGGCGTTGGCACCGCGCTACCCGGTCATCACGCCGGCCGAATTCTGGGCACGTCACGTCGGCTGACGCCGGTGTGCGCCGCCTGAGGAACCAAGGCGTCAGCGGCCGCTCTTGGCAGCATAGGGCTTGGCGCGCGGTGCCCCCGCACGCGCCGCCGGGCGCGGGCCGCTGGGGCGGGCAGCAGGCTGGAAGGCGCTCTCTTTTCGATAGCTTTCTGCGCTCTTGGGACGGGCGCCGAAGGCCGATTTTTCCTTGAAACCACCGCCGATCATGCGGGGGCCGCGCGGCTCGCCGAAGTCACGCCGGGGCGCGCCAGGACGGCCACCGGGGCGGCGGCCCGCCCCACCTGCGCCCTTGCGGGCCGGCGAGCGCTGCTCCTGGATCGGCGGGAAGAACTTGGTCGGCTCCAGTCCGTCGATGGTGAGCGGGCGGAAGTGCTGCTGCGTGTAGGCCTCGATGTCGGCCAGGCGGCGGCGGTCGCGAATCTCGGCCAGCGTGACGGCCAGGCCGTCGCGGCCCGCACGGCCGGTGCGGCCGATGCGGTGGGTGTAATCCTCGGCCTTCATCGGCAGGCCGAAGTTGATCACGTGCGTGATGGTCGGCACGTCGATGCCGCGCGCGGCGACGTCGGTGGCCACCAGGATCTGTACGCGGCCGTCGCGCAGCGCGCCCAGGCGGCGGTTGCGCACGGCCTGGCTCAGCGCGCCGTGCAGCGATACGGCGGCAAAGCCGGTTTGCTGCAGTTCCTCGGCCAGCGATTCGCATTCGATCTGCGTGCAGGCAAACACGATGGCCTGGTCGATGCCGGGGTCGCGCAGCCAGTAGTCGAGCAGGCGGCGCTTGTGTTCGGGGCTGTCGGCCCAGTACAGCTCTTGCCGGATGTTGGCGTGGCTTTGCTGCGGCGTATCGACCTGCACCTTCTGCACCTTGCTGCCGCCGTCGTGCATCACGCGCAGCGCCAGTTGCTGGATGCGCGGCGCGAAGGTGGCGCTGAACATCATGGTCTGCTGGCGTTGGGCGGTCAGCTGGTGCACTTCGGCCAGCGCGTCGGCAAAGCCCAGGTCCAGCATGCGGTCGGCCTCGTCCATCACCAGAAAGCGCACCTGGTCGAGCTTGATCTGGCCGCTGCTGGCCAGGTCGAGCAGGCGGCCCGGCGTGGCGACGACCAGGTTGGCGTTCTGCAGCCGGGCGATCTGCATCTGGTACGGCATGCCGCCCACGATGGTGGCGATGCGCAGGCCGCGGCAGTGCTTGACCAGGTCGATGGCGTCGGCCGCCACCTGCTGCGCCAGTTCGCGCGTGGGGCACAGCACCAGCGCGCCGGGCACGGCGGGCTTGAAGTGGCGCGTGTCGAGCGGGCTGCGGCGGCGCGGCTTCTTGGGCGCGGGCTCGCCCGCGGCCAGCGCGGCGGCGACCCTGGCGTCCCAGGCGGCCTGCTCGCGCGCGGCTTCTTCGGCCTGCATGCCCAGCAGCGTGTGCAGCACGGGCAGCAAGAAAGCCGCCGTTTTGCCGCTGCCGGTCTGGCTGCTGACCATCAGGTCGTTGAAGCCTTCGGGATGCGGCTCGAGCGCCAGCGGAATGGTGCGCTGCTGCACGGCCGTGGGCTCGGTAAAGCCCAGGTCGGCAATGGCTGCCAACAGATCGGGCGCCAGGCCCAGGGCGGCGAAGGGGTTGGGGGTTGCTACGGTTTCGGTAGCTGTGGGCGCTTGTGAATCAAGCGCGAACGCGGTATTTTCCTCATAGGAGGCCATACGATCTCTCTGCTTTCCCGGCGCGCAACGCCAACGCCCAATCAACGGCGGCTGGCACGACACGTCAGATGGGGCGTCACATGACGACGCCCGGGTTTCATGAATCGACACCCACCATCTGACTGCTCGGGCGTTCAGCGTGCCGTGAAGTGACGGCGCACGAAACCCGGGAAAAGCAAGGCTGGCCCAACAGGCCGGCCGCGCTAGAGGATCAAGGCCACCGAGGGCGGCAAGTGATCGGAGTGATCTGCCGGTCGCGGTGGCCGCATGCAAGAAGGAAGATGCGGCTGCTTAAATTCACGCGGCAGGCCAAGGCCGTTTCACGTGAACTGCGCATTGTCGCACGTTCGACGTTTTCGCGCAACGACGCGCGACGCGGAACCCGGCAACGACCGCCTCGTATCGACTGGCGAACCCGCCACGCGGCCTCACCCGCCTTGTTGCGCGACGTCGCGCGCATGGGCCACCAGCCGCGTCAGGATGCGGTCGAACTGCGCGCGTTCGGCGTCGCTGAGGCAGGCCACGATCTGCTGGTTGCGCGCCTCGATCACCGCCATCAGCCGCCGCCACAGGCGCTGCCCCTCGGGCGTGAAGCGCAGCACCACCCCACGCGCGTCGGTGGCGCTGGCGGTCTTTTCGACCAGGCCCTTGTCGACCAGCGCCTGCGCGGCGCGGCTGGCCTGCGCCTTGTCCACGTTGGCGCGCTGCGCCAGGTCCTTGACCGACAGCGGCGCGAACGCACCCACCGCCGACAGGCAGCGCCCTTCGCCCAGGGGCAGGCCGGTGGCCGCCAGGTAGGCGTCCTGCGTGACCTTGTCGGTCAGCTTCTGCAGCGTGTGCAGCCGGTGCGTGAACGAGTCGGGCAGCGGCGTGCGCACGCGAGTGCGGCGAGCAGTAAGGGCGTCGGCAGCGGCGGGCCGGTCAATGGGGGGCATGGCATTCCTCGGGCGTCGAAATGGTTGCGCGCGCAACCAATTCAATGAATAATAGCGCAATCACGCGAAGCTGCCGTCGCGGCCACCCTCCGGAGACATCTTGCATCAGCCCACCACCGAACCGCGTCCGTCGATCTACTACGACTACCAGGTGCACGCGCCCTGGCTGCCGTCGCAGCACGGCGCGCAGCCGCGACACAAGGTCGTCATCGCTGGCGCCGGCCCGGCCGGCATGGTGGCGGCGCTGGAGCTGGCCCGCCACGGCGTGCCCAGTGTCATCGTCACGTCCGAACTGCAGGTGTCGCAGGGCAGCCGCGCCATCGTGTTCACACGCCGCTCGATGGAGATCCTGCAGCAGGTGGGCACCGCGCAGCGCATGACCGAGAACGGCCTGCCCTGGCGCTTCGGCAATTCCATCTACCAGGGCCAGACCGTGTTCCGCATGGAGGCGCCTCACGACGCCGACGACCGCTTCTTCCCCATGCTGAACATCCAGCAGCAGTACATGGAGGAATACCTGATCGACGCCTGCGCCGCCAGCCCGCTGATCGACTTCCGCTGGGGCAACAAGGTGACCGGCGTCGAGCAGCGCAGCAACCACGCCCGCGTCACGCTCGACACGCCCGAGGGCGAATACGTGCTCGAGACCGACTGGCTCGTCGCCGCCGACGGCGGGCGCTCGGACATCCGCACCCTGCTGGGGCTGAAGATGGAAGGCGCGTCGTACGAAGGCCTGTTCGTCATCGCCGACATCCGCATCGACCTGCCCTTCCCTACCGAGCGGCTGGCCTTCTTCGACCCGGTGTGGAACCCCGGCAACACCATCCTCATGCACCGCGAGCCGCACGGCATCTGGCGCGTCGACTACCAGCTGCCGCCGGGCGAATCGCCCGAGCAGGCGCTGCGGCCCGAATCGCTCAAGGCCCGCATCGACGCCCAGCTGGACATGATCGGCTTTGGCGGCACGCCGTGGGAGATGGACTGGTCGTCCGTCTATTCGGCCCGCACGCTGACGCTGCCCGACTACGTGGTCGGCCGCGTGCTGTTCACCGGCGACGCCGCGCACCTGCTGCCGATCTTCGGCGTGCGCGGCGCCAACACCGCTTTTCAGGACGCGCAGTCGCTCGGCTGGCATCTGGCCTACGTCGTCAAGGGCCTCGCGGGCCAGCGCCTGCTGGCCAGCCACAGCACCGAACGCGTGGGCGCCGCGCGCGAAATCATCGACGAAGCCGGCAAGAGCACGCGCTTCATGGCCCCGCCCACACGCGGCTTTCGCCTGCTGCGCGACGCGGTGCTGTCGCTGTCGCGCACGCAGGCCTTCGTGCGGCCGCTGTACCACTGGCGCACCTCGCGCCCACATGAATACACGCACTCGGCGCTCAACAGCGCCGGCGACGACAACGCGCTGTTCACCACCGGCCCGGCACACGGCGCGCCGCCGCGCAACGTGCGCCTGGGCGCCGACGACTTTTTGCTCGACCACCTGGGCGGCGGCTTCGACCTGCTGTACTTCACCGACGCCGATGCCCTGCCCCTGCCGCTGCAACAGGTCATCACCGCGCAGCGCGCGCGTGGCGTGGCGGTGCGCGTCACCGCCGTCGGCGCGCCGCATCCGGTGCAGGGCGCCGACCTGACGCTGGCCGACGCCGATGGCCGCCTGCGCGAACGTTATGGCATCGGCGCCAGCGGCGGCGCCTACCTGCTGCGCCCGGACCAGCACGTGTGTGCGCGCTGGCTGACGCTGGACGCCACGCGCCTGCAGGCCGCGTTCACACAGGCCCTGCCGCAATGAGCCCCGGAGACACCCCCATGCCCACCGCCCTCAGCATTCCCGACCTCGAATCCGTCTACGACCTGCTGGCCCGCGCCATCGACCAGGCTGGACCGGAGAAGTCCGAACTGTTCCTGGTCAAGCTCGCCCTGCTCAACGCCGACGCGCTGGGCGCGCACGACACCGTGCAGCGCCACATTCAAGCCGCGCTGCAAGACCTCTGACATCACTCCAAGGAGACACCCATGGCCCTC
It includes:
- a CDS encoding type II toxin-antitoxin system prevent-host-death family antitoxin — translated: MITEVSAVTFRQNLGEMLNQVQYRNDSIVVSKDGKPVAALVDAELFARIRRMRERFDALSQRVADAYADVPLDAGLAEIDRAVAEGRQR
- a CDS encoding putative toxin-antitoxin system toxin component, PIN family → MANLRVVLDTHVLVSGLAYPASTPGRIVAAWRQGQLDVALSHFILDEMARVLPRLPRIRLSPAELRDLVDSFMFLADVVDVDEITPDPALRDDYDQPVLATLRAASANYLITGDKDLLALAPRYPVITPAEFWARHVG
- a CDS encoding DEAD/DEAH box helicase encodes the protein MASYEENTAFALDSQAPTATETVATPNPFAALGLAPDLLAAIADLGFTEPTAVQQRTIPLALEPHPEGFNDLMVSSQTGSGKTAAFLLPVLHTLLGMQAEEAAREQAAWDARVAAALAAGEPAPKKPRRRSPLDTRHFKPAVPGALVLCPTRELAQQVAADAIDLVKHCRGLRIATIVGGMPYQMQIARLQNANLVVATPGRLLDLASSGQIKLDQVRFLVMDEADRMLDLGFADALAEVHQLTAQRQQTMMFSATFAPRIQQLALRVMHDGGSKVQKVQVDTPQQSHANIRQELYWADSPEHKRRLLDYWLRDPGIDQAIVFACTQIECESLAEELQQTGFAAVSLHGALSQAVRNRRLGALRDGRVQILVATDVAARGIDVPTITHVINFGLPMKAEDYTHRIGRTGRAGRDGLAVTLAEIRDRRRLADIEAYTQQHFRPLTIDGLEPTKFFPPIQEQRSPARKGAGGAGRRPGGRPGAPRRDFGEPRGPRMIGGGFKEKSAFGARPKSAESYRKESAFQPAARPSGPRPAARAGAPRAKPYAAKSGR
- a CDS encoding MarR family winged helix-turn-helix transcriptional regulator, whose translation is MPPIDRPAAADALTARRTRVRTPLPDSFTHRLHTLQKLTDKVTQDAYLAATGLPLGEGRCLSAVGAFAPLSVKDLAQRANVDKAQASRAAQALVDKGLVEKTASATDARGVVLRFTPEGQRLWRRLMAVIEARNQQIVACLSDAERAQFDRILTRLVAHARDVAQQGG
- a CDS encoding FAD-dependent monooxygenase; translation: MHQPTTEPRPSIYYDYQVHAPWLPSQHGAQPRHKVVIAGAGPAGMVAALELARHGVPSVIVTSELQVSQGSRAIVFTRRSMEILQQVGTAQRMTENGLPWRFGNSIYQGQTVFRMEAPHDADDRFFPMLNIQQQYMEEYLIDACAASPLIDFRWGNKVTGVEQRSNHARVTLDTPEGEYVLETDWLVAADGGRSDIRTLLGLKMEGASYEGLFVIADIRIDLPFPTERLAFFDPVWNPGNTILMHREPHGIWRVDYQLPPGESPEQALRPESLKARIDAQLDMIGFGGTPWEMDWSSVYSARTLTLPDYVVGRVLFTGDAAHLLPIFGVRGANTAFQDAQSLGWHLAYVVKGLAGQRLLASHSTERVGAAREIIDEAGKSTRFMAPPTRGFRLLRDAVLSLSRTQAFVRPLYHWRTSRPHEYTHSALNSAGDDNALFTTGPAHGAPPRNVRLGADDFLLDHLGGGFDLLYFTDADALPLPLQQVITAQRARGVAVRVTAVGAPHPVQGADLTLADADGRLRERYGIGASGGAYLLRPDQHVCARWLTLDATRLQAAFTQALPQ
- a CDS encoding DUF2783 domain-containing protein, which produces MPTALSIPDLESVYDLLARAIDQAGPEKSELFLVKLALLNADALGAHDTVQRHIQAALQDL